Proteins from a genomic interval of Candidatus Acetothermia bacterium:
- a CDS encoding YraN family protein: MGRVEMEGRWAEQVACDFLRAQGMRIVARNWRWRGGEIDIIAKDGPTLVFVEVKGRASGRFGGPEEAVTAGKRQRLWRAAQAFLGGTAEEVPVRFDVVAVGPDGVRHVRDAFGEEDVRPGA; encoded by the coding sequence ATGGGGCGAGTGGAGATGGAGGGCAGGTGGGCGGAACAGGTGGCGTGTGACTTTCTTCGCGCCCAGGGGATGAGGATCGTGGCCCGCAATTGGCGCTGGCGGGGCGGGGAGATCGACATCATTGCCAAGGATGGGCCGACGTTGGTGTTCGTGGAGGTAAAGGGACGGGCCAGTGGGAGGTTCGGAGGGCCGGAGGAGGCGGTGACCGCGGGGAAGCGGCAGCGCCTATGGCGAGCGGCGCAGGCGTTCCTCGGGGGGACGGCGGAGGAGGTGCCGGTGCGGTTCGACGTGGTGGCGGTGGGCCCGGATGGGGTAAGGCACGTACGGGATGCCTTCGGCGAAGAGGATGTTCGCCCAGGTGCTTAG
- the rpsO gene encoding 30S ribosomal protein S15: MALSKEAKQELIRKFAQSPADTGSTEVQVALLTARIEQLTEHLKVHRKDFHSRRGLHKLVGQRRRLLRYLHQTAPRRYTRLIQDLNLRGV; the protein is encoded by the coding sequence GTGGCGCTCTCGAAGGAAGCAAAGCAGGAATTGATCCGAAAGTTCGCCCAAAGCCCCGCGGATACCGGCTCGACCGAGGTGCAGGTGGCCCTGCTCACGGCGCGGATCGAGCAGCTCACCGAGCACCTCAAGGTGCACCGCAAGGATTTCCACTCCCGCCGTGGCCTGCACAAGCTGGTGGGTCAACGACGGCGGTTGCTCCGGTACCTTCACCAAACCGCCCCCCGCCGGTACACGAGGCTGATCCAAGACCTGAACTTAAGAGGTGTGTGA
- a CDS encoding YifB family Mg chelatase-like AAA ATPase yields MFAQVLSGTPYGVEAKLVEVQCDVGAGLPGFTIVGLPEKEVSEARDRVRTAIRNVGRSFPQLRVTANLAPADLKKEGAGFDLALAVALLVATGQVPAERTRGVVFLGELALDGGLRPVRGALSVALAAREAGLTRMMVSAASAPEAALVEGLLVYPVADLGEAVAFLAGERDIPPAPRVLPEADPPDWIDLALVRGQEHARRALEIAAAGGHHLLMVGPPGAGKSLLARCLPGILPPLSFDEALEVTRIHSVAGLLSPERPLVRWRPFRSPHHTISYAGMVGGGHGVPAPGEITLAHHGVLFLDELPEFDRKVLEALRQPLEEQRITVVRAGVSVTFPASFMLVGAMNPCPCGHLGDPLRPCRCRPHEVVQYRKRLSGPFLDRIDLFVEVPRLTRDELLGEGGGEPSEAVRARVGAAREVQRQRLDGRIHTNAEMGPKEVRRWCRLTPDVRQLLARAVDHFALTGRGYVRVLKVARTIADLSGADTIQPEHLAEALQYRAFSEEGIA; encoded by the coding sequence ATGTTCGCCCAGGTGCTTAGCGGGACCCCGTACGGGGTGGAGGCCAAGCTCGTCGAGGTCCAGTGCGATGTGGGGGCGGGCCTGCCCGGATTCACCATCGTCGGCCTCCCGGAGAAGGAGGTGTCCGAGGCCCGGGATCGGGTGCGCACGGCGATCCGCAACGTGGGCCGATCCTTTCCCCAGCTCCGGGTCACCGCCAACCTCGCCCCGGCCGACCTCAAGAAGGAAGGGGCCGGGTTCGACCTCGCTCTGGCCGTGGCCTTGCTGGTGGCGACCGGGCAGGTCCCTGCGGAGCGGACCCGCGGGGTCGTGTTCTTGGGGGAGCTGGCCCTGGACGGGGGACTGCGCCCGGTGCGGGGGGCGCTGTCCGTGGCCCTCGCCGCCCGCGAGGCCGGGCTCACCCGGATGATGGTGTCCGCGGCCTCGGCCCCCGAGGCGGCGTTGGTGGAGGGGCTCCTCGTCTATCCGGTGGCCGACCTTGGGGAGGCGGTGGCGTTCCTCGCCGGGGAGCGGGACATCCCCCCGGCCCCCCGCGTGCTCCCCGAGGCGGACCCGCCGGACTGGATCGACCTCGCCCTCGTCCGCGGGCAGGAGCATGCCCGCCGGGCGCTGGAGATCGCGGCCGCCGGCGGCCACCACCTCCTGATGGTGGGACCTCCGGGAGCGGGGAAGTCCCTCCTCGCCCGGTGTCTCCCGGGGATCCTCCCGCCCCTGTCGTTCGACGAGGCCCTCGAGGTGACCCGCATCCACTCCGTGGCCGGGTTGCTATCCCCGGAACGGCCGCTCGTCCGGTGGCGGCCGTTCCGCTCCCCCCACCACACCATCTCCTACGCGGGCATGGTCGGCGGGGGGCATGGGGTTCCCGCCCCGGGGGAGATCACCCTTGCCCACCACGGGGTCCTGTTCCTGGACGAGCTGCCCGAGTTCGACCGCAAGGTCCTGGAGGCCCTGCGCCAGCCCCTCGAGGAGCAGCGGATCACCGTGGTCCGGGCCGGGGTGAGCGTGACCTTTCCCGCCTCGTTCATGTTGGTGGGGGCGATGAACCCCTGCCCGTGTGGCCACCTCGGGGACCCCCTGCGCCCCTGCCGCTGTCGGCCCCACGAGGTCGTGCAGTACCGGAAGAGGCTCTCTGGCCCGTTCCTCGACCGGATCGACCTCTTCGTGGAGGTGCCTCGCCTGACGAGGGACGAGCTCCTCGGCGAGGGGGGAGGGGAGCCGTCGGAGGCGGTGCGGGCGCGGGTGGGCGCGGCCCGGGAGGTTCAGCGGCAGCGGCTGGACGGCCGGATCCACACCAACGCGGAGATGGGCCCGAAGGAGGTGCGCCGGTGGTGCCGGCTGACCCCGGACGTCCGGCAGCTCCTCGCTCGGGCGGTGGACCACTTCGCCCTCACCGGCCGCGGTTACGTCCGCGTGCTCAAGGTGGCGCGGACGATTGCGGACCTCTCCGGGGCCGATACCATCCAGCCCGAACACCTGGCGGAAGCCCTGCAGTACCGGGCGTTCTCGGAGGAGGGGATAGCGTGA
- the coaD gene encoding pantetheine-phosphate adenylyltransferase, whose amino-acid sequence MRVALYPGSFDPITYGHLDILKRAKRLFDKLIVAVVENPRKAPLFTATERRWLVEQALAEEGIAEVEVITYSGLLIECAKELGVAAVVRGLRATSDFDYEFQLALTNRDLDSDIESVFLMTAGQYSFLSSSIVKEVKQYGGDVSKFVPACVERALAEKFGQATPRGKTKK is encoded by the coding sequence ATGCGCGTCGCCCTTTACCCGGGGAGCTTCGACCCCATCACCTACGGGCACCTGGACATCCTCAAGCGGGCCAAGCGCCTGTTCGACAAGCTCATCGTGGCCGTGGTGGAGAACCCGCGCAAGGCCCCCCTGTTCACCGCCACCGAGCGCCGATGGCTGGTGGAACAGGCGCTAGCTGAGGAGGGCATCGCAGAGGTGGAAGTGATCACCTACTCCGGGCTCCTCATCGAGTGCGCCAAGGAACTGGGGGTGGCAGCGGTGGTGCGCGGGCTCCGAGCGACGTCGGACTTCGACTACGAGTTCCAGCTCGCCCTCACCAACCGCGACCTCGACAGCGATATCGAGAGCGTGTTCCTGATGACCGCGGGCCAGTACTCGTTCCTGTCCTCATCCATCGTCAAGGAGGTCAAGCAGTACGGGGGGGACGTGTCCAAGTTCGTGCCCGCGTGCGTGGAGCGGGCACTGGCGGAGAAGTTCGGGCAGGCAACGCCGCGGGGGAAGACCAAGAAGTGA
- a CDS encoding insulinase family protein, giving the protein MTELYPGCWAGKASSGLELFVEPMAHLRSVALGLWVRAGGRNDPPGREGLAHLVEHMTFKGTERRTALEIAQAIDALGGHLNAATTNEYTSYFTTVLDHGLPAALEILQELVTSPRFSPDDLCREQVVVGEEIRTLDDDPEEVAFQLLAEELWPAGHPLGRPVIGRLDSVARIQPDDLWGFFHDWYRPGRMTLVACGKVDPEPLLLQAEEFGAGGKDDQTRPRFPPRPGNGVAVAEREIQQVHVALGFPTVPAASPDRHGLEVLNALLGSGVSSRLFQRIREELGLVYAVFSVTAYHTDAGSLAVYVATEERKLPQVLDLMWAEIQELVRTPPDEADLARAVQRLTSAFLLGLDNPNGRMVRLGTAAALGRTPLPPDEVVRRLSAVTPDEVQELARRFLAPEKAAWAAVGPSAERLRRLMRPHVAVT; this is encoded by the coding sequence ATGACCGAACTCTACCCCGGGTGCTGGGCGGGGAAGGCGTCGAGCGGCCTCGAGCTCTTCGTGGAACCGATGGCCCATCTCCGGTCGGTGGCCCTCGGGTTGTGGGTGCGGGCCGGGGGCCGGAACGACCCGCCGGGGAGGGAGGGCCTGGCCCACCTCGTGGAGCACATGACGTTCAAGGGCACCGAGCGCCGTACCGCCCTGGAGATCGCCCAGGCCATCGATGCCCTCGGCGGGCACCTCAACGCCGCCACCACCAACGAGTACACCTCGTACTTCACCACCGTCCTCGATCACGGGCTCCCCGCGGCCCTGGAGATCCTCCAGGAGCTGGTGACCTCTCCCCGGTTCTCCCCGGACGACCTCTGCCGGGAGCAAGTGGTGGTGGGGGAGGAGATCCGCACCCTGGACGATGATCCGGAGGAGGTGGCGTTTCAGCTCCTGGCGGAGGAACTGTGGCCCGCGGGGCACCCGTTGGGCCGACCGGTGATCGGCCGCCTGGACTCGGTGGCCCGGATCCAGCCGGACGACCTGTGGGGGTTCTTCCACGACTGGTACCGGCCGGGGCGGATGACCCTCGTCGCCTGCGGCAAGGTGGACCCGGAACCCCTGCTCCTCCAGGCGGAGGAATTCGGGGCGGGGGGAAAGGATGACCAGACCCGGCCCCGCTTCCCCCCGCGCCCGGGCAACGGGGTGGCGGTGGCGGAGCGGGAGATCCAGCAGGTGCACGTGGCCCTGGGGTTCCCCACCGTGCCGGCCGCCTCCCCGGACCGACACGGTCTGGAGGTGCTGAACGCCCTCCTCGGCAGTGGCGTCAGCTCACGGCTGTTCCAGCGGATCCGGGAGGAGCTGGGCCTGGTGTACGCGGTGTTCTCGGTGACCGCCTACCACACCGATGCCGGGTCGCTCGCCGTCTACGTTGCCACCGAGGAACGGAAGCTCCCGCAGGTGCTAGATCTCATGTGGGCAGAGATCCAGGAGCTCGTTCGCACCCCCCCGGACGAGGCCGACCTCGCCCGGGCGGTCCAGCGCCTGACCAGCGCCTTCCTGTTGGGCCTGGACAACCCGAACGGGCGCATGGTCCGCCTCGGCACCGCGGCGGCGTTGGGCCGTACGCCCCTGCCCCCGGACGAGGTGGTGCGGCGCCTGAGCGCGGTGACCCCGGACGAGGTGCAGGAGCTGGCCCGGCGGTTCCTCGCCCCGGAGAAGGCGGCATGGGCGGCGGTGGGGCCGTCGGCGGAACGGCTGCGGCGCCTGATGCGTCCTCACGTGGCGGTGACCTGA
- the pnp gene encoding polyribonucleotide nucleotidyltransferase translates to MPVVEEAEVAGRVFRLESGAVARQADGAVLVTWGDTKVLVTVVCAPTEQDLGYFPLRVDFEERFYAGGKIPGGFFKREGKPSDEAVLAARLIDRPIRPLFPEGYREEVHIVATVLSAEKDAPPDVAALLGASAALLISPAPFQGPVAGVRLGMEEGRIVVHPSDEVREKGPMDIVVAGTRSTVTMVEGHMREIAEDQVVEAIQTAHQVIRELIALQDRFAARHAVTKREAVAPSAEEQAVRERVKALVWDRLSDLKRAPSKRARERLAEALAEEAATAVAAGCPEEERTRIESLAMAAFEDVYREFARRLVLDRGERMDGRRPDELRPITIQVGLLPRVHGSALFTRGETQSLGTCTLGATRRDAQIVDLMMEDGLKRFMLHYNFPPFAVGEAGRIGPPSRREIGHGRLAEGALAAVLPSEDEFPYIIRVVSEIIESNGSSSMASVCSGCLAMMDAGVPLKRPVAGVAMGLVGDEATGRYVVLTDIIGLEDHFGDMDFKVAGTRDGVTAFQLDVKTGGISADLMREALARARAARLAILDLMEQVLPRPRPSLSPYAPCLDVLHINPDKIGAVIGPGGRVIRKLQEDTGTEIDIEDDGTVKIVGDSADAVARAREMIQELTEELEVGMTFRAKVVRLAPFGAFVELRPGVDGLVHISNLSDGYVKKVEDVVQVGDEVMVEVIGADDTGRPRFKLVQEKPTLKVGDIVPGKVTNVVDYGVFVEIAPGVRGLVHKSRLGAKAEPDQVAKKGDRMLVEILEIDEQGREKRYKLRRVLPESPVHVEGAEG, encoded by the coding sequence ATGCCAGTAGTTGAGGAAGCAGAAGTAGCAGGACGGGTTTTTCGACTGGAGAGCGGCGCTGTGGCCCGCCAGGCCGACGGCGCCGTGCTCGTGACCTGGGGCGACACCAAGGTCCTGGTCACGGTGGTGTGCGCGCCCACGGAACAGGACCTGGGCTATTTCCCCCTGCGGGTGGACTTCGAGGAGAGGTTCTACGCCGGGGGGAAGATCCCCGGGGGGTTCTTCAAGCGGGAGGGCAAGCCCTCGGATGAGGCGGTGCTGGCGGCGCGGTTGATCGACCGCCCGATCCGCCCCCTGTTCCCGGAGGGATACCGGGAAGAGGTGCACATCGTGGCCACGGTGCTCTCGGCGGAGAAGGACGCCCCGCCGGACGTGGCCGCCCTCCTCGGCGCCTCTGCCGCGCTGCTCATCTCGCCGGCCCCGTTCCAGGGGCCGGTGGCCGGGGTGCGGCTGGGCATGGAAGAGGGCCGGATCGTGGTCCACCCCAGCGATGAGGTCCGGGAGAAAGGGCCGATGGACATCGTCGTCGCCGGGACCCGGTCCACGGTGACCATGGTCGAAGGGCACATGCGGGAGATCGCCGAGGACCAGGTGGTCGAGGCCATCCAGACCGCACACCAAGTGATCCGGGAGCTGATCGCCCTCCAGGACCGGTTCGCCGCTCGCCATGCGGTGACCAAGCGCGAGGCGGTCGCCCCCTCGGCCGAGGAACAGGCGGTGCGGGAGCGGGTGAAGGCCCTGGTGTGGGATCGGCTGAGCGATCTCAAGCGGGCGCCCAGCAAACGGGCGCGGGAGCGGTTGGCCGAGGCCCTGGCCGAGGAGGCCGCGACCGCGGTGGCCGCCGGCTGCCCCGAGGAGGAGCGGACGCGGATCGAGAGCCTTGCCATGGCTGCGTTCGAGGACGTGTACCGGGAGTTCGCCCGCCGACTCGTCCTGGACCGGGGCGAGCGCATGGACGGCCGCCGTCCGGACGAGCTCCGGCCGATCACGATCCAGGTCGGGCTCCTTCCCCGGGTGCACGGGTCGGCCCTGTTCACCCGCGGCGAGACCCAGTCCCTGGGCACATGCACCCTCGGCGCCACCCGGCGTGACGCCCAGATCGTGGACCTGATGATGGAGGATGGTCTGAAGCGGTTCATGCTCCACTACAACTTCCCCCCGTTCGCGGTGGGGGAGGCCGGCCGCATCGGGCCGCCGTCCCGGCGGGAGATCGGGCACGGCCGCCTCGCCGAGGGGGCGCTCGCGGCGGTGCTTCCATCCGAGGACGAGTTCCCGTACATCATTCGCGTCGTGTCCGAGATCATCGAGTCCAACGGGTCTTCGTCCATGGCCTCGGTGTGCTCGGGGTGCTTGGCGATGATGGACGCTGGGGTCCCCCTCAAGCGTCCGGTGGCCGGGGTGGCGATGGGCCTGGTGGGGGACGAGGCCACCGGGCGGTACGTGGTGCTCACCGACATCATCGGCCTCGAGGACCACTTTGGGGACATGGACTTCAAGGTCGCCGGGACGCGGGACGGGGTGACCGCGTTCCAGTTGGACGTGAAGACCGGGGGCATCTCCGCCGACCTCATGCGCGAGGCGCTGGCCCGGGCCAGGGCCGCCCGCCTGGCGATCCTCGACCTGATGGAACAGGTCCTGCCGCGACCGCGGCCCAGCCTCTCCCCGTACGCGCCGTGCCTGGACGTCCTGCACATCAACCCGGACAAGATCGGGGCAGTCATCGGCCCTGGCGGCCGGGTCATCCGCAAGCTCCAGGAGGACACGGGCACCGAGATCGACATCGAGGACGACGGCACGGTGAAGATCGTCGGCGACTCCGCCGACGCCGTGGCCCGCGCCCGAGAGATGATCCAGGAACTGACCGAGGAGCTGGAGGTCGGGATGACGTTCCGGGCCAAGGTGGTGCGCCTGGCCCCGTTCGGGGCGTTCGTCGAGCTCCGCCCCGGCGTGGACGGCCTGGTCCACATCTCCAACCTGTCCGATGGCTACGTGAAGAAGGTGGAGGACGTGGTCCAGGTGGGCGACGAGGTCATGGTGGAGGTGATCGGCGCCGACGACACCGGGCGCCCCCGGTTCAAGCTGGTCCAGGAGAAGCCAACCCTCAAGGTCGGGGACATCGTGCCCGGCAAGGTCACGAACGTCGTGGACTACGGGGTGTTCGTGGAGATCGCTCCGGGCGTGCGGGGGCTGGTGCACAAGTCGCGGCTGGGGGCAAAGGCGGAGCCGGATCAGGTGGCCAAGAAGGGCGACCGGATGCTGGTGGAGATCCTGGAGATCGACGAACAGGGCCGCGAAAAGCGGTACAAGCTACGGCGGGTGCTCCCCGAGAGCCCGGTGCACGTCGAAGGCGCCGAGGGATGA
- a CDS encoding dihydrofolate reductase: protein MAKARRPRVFIVAAVARNGVIGCGGRVPWDLPEDRARFRKLTWGHVVVMGRRTYASIGGPLPGRTNVVLSRDPAFVAPGCLVVRSIDEVLARFPGQDVYVIGGAEVYRAFLPLADRLYLTRIDADCEGDVCFPRVDLREWREVWRDEGSADAGSRYPHAFLVYERVRPPRTRGSSWPPTTA from the coding sequence ATGGCCAAAGCACGGCGGCCGAGGGTGTTCATTGTGGCCGCGGTGGCCCGGAACGGGGTCATCGGCTGTGGGGGGAGGGTTCCGTGGGACCTCCCCGAGGACCGGGCCCGGTTCCGGAAGCTCACGTGGGGCCACGTGGTGGTGATGGGTCGGAGGACGTACGCATCCATCGGCGGGCCGCTGCCCGGGCGGACGAACGTCGTCCTCAGCCGGGACCCCGCGTTCGTTGCCCCTGGTTGCCTCGTCGTTCGCTCCATCGACGAGGTCCTTGCCCGGTTCCCAGGTCAGGACGTGTACGTGATCGGCGGGGCCGAGGTGTACCGGGCGTTTCTGCCCTTGGCCGACCGGCTGTACCTGACCCGGATCGACGCCGACTGCGAGGGCGACGTGTGCTTTCCCCGGGTCGATCTCCGTGAGTGGAGGGAGGTGTGGCGGGATGAGGGGAGCGCCGATGCGGGGAGCCGTTACCCCCATGCGTTTCTGGTCTACGAACGGGTTCGGCCGCCGCGGACACGCGGCTCGTCCTGGCCCCCGACCACGGCATGA
- a CDS encoding amidohydrolase: protein MRILIRGTAVIPRPDRGVIPHADVVIEGRRYAAVVEGGGAGGEFDRVIDGEGRLLFPGLVNAHTHLAMTLFRGLADDLPLMRWLTEKIWPAERNLTGEDVYWFSLLGLIEMIRSGTTAFADMYFFMEEVAQAVDEAGLRALLSYGILAPTPDRIEPELARAEAFVREWDGKAEGRIRAALSPHAPYTCGPELWRNATALARELKVPIHTHLAETKEEVDRMRTETGRSPAEWLEGLGVFGVPVIAAHCVHMTEKDIEILAAHRASAVHCPTSNLKLACGIAPVAEMLRGGVNVALGTDGAGSAGDLNMVEETRLAAILAKQKAEDPEALPAAAALACATWRGAAALGLGKELGTIEPGCRADGVLVTLDKPHLCPGHNPLADLVYSAQGADVDTVFVDGRLLLVEGELMTLDEEAVMARCRELARRFR, encoded by the coding sequence ATGCGCATCCTCATCCGAGGGACAGCGGTGATCCCACGACCAGACCGGGGGGTGATCCCCCACGCCGACGTGGTGATCGAGGGCCGCCGGTACGCGGCGGTCGTGGAAGGCGGCGGGGCGGGAGGGGAGTTCGACCGGGTGATCGACGGGGAAGGACGCCTCCTCTTCCCGGGTCTGGTCAACGCCCACACCCATCTCGCGATGACCCTGTTCCGCGGGCTGGCTGACGACCTCCCCCTCATGCGCTGGCTTACGGAGAAGATCTGGCCGGCGGAGCGGAACCTCACCGGGGAGGACGTGTACTGGTTCTCCCTCCTCGGCCTCATCGAGATGATCCGGTCCGGGACCACCGCGTTCGCCGACATGTACTTCTTCATGGAAGAGGTGGCCCAAGCGGTGGACGAGGCCGGCCTCCGGGCCCTCCTCTCGTACGGGATCCTCGCCCCCACCCCGGACCGGATCGAGCCCGAGCTCGCCCGGGCCGAGGCGTTCGTACGCGAATGGGACGGAAAGGCCGAGGGCCGCATCCGGGCCGCCCTCTCCCCCCATGCCCCATACACGTGCGGGCCGGAGCTGTGGCGCAACGCCACCGCCCTGGCCCGGGAGCTTAAGGTTCCCATCCACACCCACCTCGCGGAGACGAAGGAGGAAGTGGACCGGATGCGGACGGAGACCGGGCGGTCCCCGGCGGAGTGGCTGGAGGGCCTGGGCGTGTTCGGCGTCCCCGTCATCGCCGCCCACTGCGTGCACATGACGGAGAAGGACATCGAGATCCTCGCCGCCCATCGGGCGAGTGCGGTCCATTGCCCCACCTCCAACCTGAAGCTCGCGTGCGGGATCGCCCCGGTCGCGGAGATGCTGCGGGGCGGGGTGAACGTGGCCCTGGGCACGGACGGGGCCGGCTCTGCCGGCGACCTCAACATGGTGGAGGAGACGCGCCTCGCCGCCATCCTCGCCAAGCAGAAGGCCGAGGACCCGGAGGCCCTCCCCGCCGCCGCGGCGTTGGCCTGCGCCACCTGGCGCGGGGCGGCCGCCCTTGGCCTGGGCAAGGAACTGGGTACAATAGAGCCCGGATGTCGGGCAGATGGGGTGCTGGTGACGCTCGACAAGCCCCATTTATGTCCCGGGCATAACCCGCTGGCGGACCTCGTTTACTCCGCACAAGGGGCGGACGTGGATACGGTGTTCGTCGACGGGCGGCTGCTGCTCGTCGAGGGCGAGCTCATGACCCTCGACGAGGAAGCGGTGATGGCCCGCTGCCGAGAGCTGGCCCGGCGCTTTCGGTAA
- a CDS encoding BamA/TamA family outer membrane protein, giving the protein MWASLALAQQPFTVGRVEVVGSANVPTAEILAAVGFKAGDTVDAARVRAAVQAISGLGYFASVTPELAVEGDIVVVRFRVVEFPKIERITIEGVPPAPKGSGTLWSWIQAALASPPRPSESRIREILKEHGIKPGQVLNQVKLEGALKAVLEEYRKKDLATVQIGRIIPGAELVIEIQELPVLGHRFRGLVTVPEEEARALVSVPVGALGKISDIQATLTRLGRAVYFAQAGVVPELGDGGVWLTWEVTERTVLAEPASVRGIELLGVTAFPLDRLTGRIAPLPTGPATNYDVLRALAGVNEYYRREGYFMVEFVGEGIAGGILRVRVKEGRIQRIEVGGSPRTAEWVIRRVMDLAEGQLLTEARYTAARQALMALGYFSDVRLEPSWTDEGLLLTVTVTEQEKLGSIQGTMTYSPQEKGLVGNLSYAQKNLFGTAQDVSVSLAQGLGEAGSTTWSLGYRAHSFPVYDLVGLDLYRKATGKDPTTVTLGGSATLSYPMAPYLDLTLTLTSERAWEVPDEKALDPRTAVEVGLAYDDRDSPFFPRTGNRGRLAVEQAGLFAPGVEYLSLRAELSRFWPVDIVAPFWDGRAALAGRVLVRWGVGLPERFWFDLGGVDSVRGARGVRTDRLALLNTELRFELVQGAFLALFWDLGADLTQLGRVKSSIGLEIAAYVAGMFVRIDMAWPSDRPFSWVPAFEFGMSPMF; this is encoded by the coding sequence ATGTGGGCCTCGTTGGCCCTGGCCCAGCAGCCGTTCACCGTGGGTCGGGTGGAGGTGGTGGGGAGCGCGAATGTGCCCACCGCGGAGATCCTGGCCGCGGTCGGGTTCAAGGCCGGGGACACGGTGGACGCGGCGCGGGTGCGGGCCGCGGTCCAGGCCATCTCGGGCCTCGGGTACTTCGCGAGCGTCACCCCGGAGCTGGCCGTGGAAGGGGACATCGTGGTGGTCCGGTTCCGGGTGGTCGAGTTCCCCAAGATCGAGCGGATCACGATCGAGGGGGTGCCGCCTGCCCCCAAAGGTTCGGGGACCCTATGGTCTTGGATCCAGGCGGCGCTGGCGAGCCCGCCCCGGCCGAGCGAGTCCAGGATCCGCGAGATCCTCAAGGAGCACGGGATCAAGCCGGGCCAGGTCTTGAACCAGGTCAAGCTGGAGGGGGCCCTCAAGGCGGTCCTGGAGGAGTACCGCAAGAAGGACCTGGCTACCGTCCAGATCGGGCGGATCATCCCCGGAGCGGAGCTGGTGATCGAGATCCAGGAGCTCCCGGTGCTGGGGCACCGGTTCCGGGGCCTCGTCACCGTGCCGGAGGAGGAGGCGCGGGCCCTCGTGTCCGTGCCGGTGGGGGCGCTCGGGAAGATCTCGGACATCCAGGCCACCCTGACCCGACTGGGCCGGGCGGTGTACTTCGCCCAGGCCGGCGTGGTCCCCGAGCTCGGCGACGGGGGGGTGTGGCTGACCTGGGAGGTCACGGAGCGAACCGTCCTCGCCGAACCCGCCTCGGTGCGGGGGATTGAGCTCCTCGGGGTGACCGCATTCCCCCTGGACCGGTTGACCGGACGGATCGCCCCCCTGCCCACCGGACCGGCCACCAACTACGACGTCCTGCGCGCCCTCGCCGGGGTCAACGAGTACTACCGGCGGGAGGGGTACTTCATGGTGGAGTTCGTAGGGGAGGGCATTGCCGGCGGCATCCTCCGGGTGCGGGTGAAGGAGGGGCGGATCCAGAGGATCGAGGTGGGCGGCTCCCCCCGGACCGCGGAGTGGGTGATCCGCCGGGTGATGGACCTCGCGGAAGGGCAGCTCCTCACCGAGGCCCGGTACACCGCGGCCCGCCAGGCCCTGATGGCGCTCGGGTACTTCAGCGACGTGCGCCTGGAGCCGAGCTGGACCGATGAGGGCCTCCTGCTCACGGTGACCGTGACCGAGCAGGAGAAGCTGGGGAGCATCCAAGGGACGATGACCTACTCCCCCCAGGAAAAGGGCCTGGTTGGAAACCTATCGTATGCGCAGAAGAACCTGTTTGGTACTGCGCAAGATGTGTCGGTATCCCTCGCCCAAGGGCTGGGGGAGGCCGGCTCCACCACGTGGAGCCTGGGCTACCGCGCCCATTCCTTCCCCGTCTACGATCTGGTGGGCCTTGACCTGTACCGCAAGGCGACCGGAAAGGACCCGACCACGGTGACCCTCGGGGGCAGCGCTACCCTGTCCTACCCGATGGCCCCTTACCTCGACCTCACCCTGACCCTGACCAGCGAGCGGGCGTGGGAGGTTCCGGACGAGAAGGCGCTCGACCCCCGGACCGCGGTCGAGGTCGGCCTGGCCTACGACGACCGGGACAGCCCGTTCTTCCCGCGCACCGGAAACCGGGGGCGCCTTGCGGTGGAACAGGCGGGCCTGTTCGCCCCGGGGGTGGAGTACCTGTCCCTCCGGGCGGAACTCTCCCGGTTCTGGCCGGTGGACATTGTGGCCCCGTTCTGGGATGGCCGGGCGGCCCTGGCCGGGCGGGTCCTCGTGCGGTGGGGCGTGGGCCTGCCGGAGCGGTTCTGGTTCGACCTGGGCGGGGTGGACTCGGTGCGAGGGGCAAGGGGCGTGCGCACGGACCGGCTGGCCTTGCTCAACACCGAGCTTCGGTTCGAGCTCGTCCAGGGGGCTTTCCTGGCGCTGTTCTGGGACCTTGGGGCGGACCTGACCCAGTTGGGGCGGGTGAAGTCGTCCATCGGGCTGGAGATCGCCGCGTACGTCGCCGGCATGTTCGTGCGCATCGACATGGCCTGGCCATCCGATCGGCCGTTCTCGTGGGTGCCCGCGTTCGAGTTCGGGATGAGCCCGATGTTTTAA